In the genome of Cydia splendana chromosome 12, ilCydSple1.2, whole genome shotgun sequence, the window AGCAACAACAactttatttcattaatttaaataattactaaTGAGTACAGACAGATTTCAACTTAAAATTCTGTTAAATTTTGTAATAAGAAATGAAAGAGGTAACTTTTTATACATAGTTTTCATATACagcagaataaaaaaaatacgggattttctttttttataaattaattctAATTTTGCATGGCACCTAATAACTTAATAGAGAAAAAGAGAACCAGCCTCAGGAATGTATACTAATTTGTAAGTGAATTGGATTGTTTACTTATCATAAAAAAAGTACATTAGAAATGAGCAAATTCACAAATGGAATGtctaaaagtaattaaaaaatctCCAACAAtctaaacaaacaacaaaaagtaataaaaaacacgcattaacctacctacataaattacAAAAAGGATAAcctaaaatgaaattaaaaaatgacTCAATACAAACTGGCCTAtgcactaataaaataaatattataaaaaaatcttttatcctAGTTGCAGTTATAATACAAGTctcaattaattttatttgtacatTTTAATTTTGAGCGTTCAACTGGCCCCCGTCCCTTTCATTAATTTGCTAAATCTGGTAAAACAACACTGGCATTTTAGGACTAACTGGCATTTTATAAGTACTaaaatttatgaataaaataaacaaaatgaaaagAGGTGCCTTTCTTCAGTTTAGGTTCATTACTGGGCTATGAGCCTATGACACTGAAATTATTATATAgtatataaaattattacataGTATGTAAAATTAATATCAATATGGCAGTATAACCATATTTTACCAGTAATTTTGTCACtttaattcaaataaatatatattcactacctacctaaaattacaaaataaaacattacAATTATGGTATTTAGGTCAGGTAATCAAGAAAACAGAAATGTACAGACTTAATAAATACTGTATGGCAGAGTATTCGTATGGAATAAGCTAACTAAAAACTTAAGTGTCTACTTATTATAAAGGAAAATAACTACATGGCCGTGACATGTCTTAATACTTAATACAATACGTACAAATCAGAGCGCAACAATTCtgaattttaacttttaataatTTCACTGACCATCTTGCGTCTACTAGGCTAACATGGAAACGATTTTACCGACGTGTCAGTTCGTTATATCCAAGCGTTTCGAAATTATGCTTCtattaacttattatatattacGTAGGCATGTCTGACTTCAATGTACAATTTCAACGCTATAAAATTGCGCGCAACTTTAAACTATGGCCAAATTCAAGGCAATCAttgtttaagtaatttaacCAGTTAAAGGCACTTCTTCCTTTCTTTTCGGTACCAAAGACAAGTCTAATGGATTTTTCATAATATCTTTCGCACTGTCCTCACTCATATCAATACTCAACTCCGGTTCTGAATCGCTCAACTCATCGTTCTTTGGACTACGGTATAGAACAGCCGACTTTATGGACAGGTCGATCGGTTGGTCTTGTTCTATGGCCACTCCGGCCACTGCTGGAGAATGAAGGATCAGGTCACCACCATTGCAGTTCTGCCATGTAGGAATACCGGTTGGTAACGATCGAAGATTTTGGACGGGTTGTAGGTACGCTCCTGTCCTGGTAAAGCTAGGAGTAGCCCCGAAAGGAGACGGTGGAAGCGTAGAAGGTTTCCGTTTTCTGACGTCTTTTGTTTGGCTCCTAACAGCATGTAGCCTGACGTCTTTTTCACTGGATGGCGAGGAAGCAGGTCTGAATATACTTAGGCCGCTAGTGCTTCGAGAGCTATTATCGTCTTCGGGATCAGCTGACGACGCTCCAGAGTCTGACGGTGATATGCTTTGCCGCGTCACGTCTTCAGTGAATTGGCTCTTCTCTGAGCTTTTGTAATACTCTGCTAAGGCTGCGGCTGGCAGAAGATTTATAGGAGGAAAGGAAGTGTTGATAGAAGAATTAAAGGTTGGAGGCGATTTATTCGTTTGCATATGCTGGATATGCTGTTGCTGCTGTTCTTGTAGTAAGCAGTGGATTTTAAACCAGTTAGATCTCCGGCCGTATCTAGATCCGGATTTTGACATTCCTACTAACAGACATTTTCTTAGCCGGCAGGCCTTGCACGACGTCCGATTCTTCTTGTTTATAACGCACTCTCCGTTGTTCTTGCATTCAGATATCGAAGACAGGTTGTTGTACGTCCGCCCGAAGAACGACTGTAACAAATGAGAAAATTGCAATTTTAATAAACGGAAATTATGAATCCAATTGGATCGAAAAACGGTGGCTTTAATACGTTTAAAATATCGACTTCCGTTGGCGTCGCATAAGAAGTAGCGATTTATAATCGATACAGTTAAAAGAATCGTCTGTGGGGCAATTCAATTCGTTTGGGCGCAGaattaaaaattacatttttcaaaaagTCATCATAAAGAGCGTTGTGGTCCGTTAAAATCTGGGTCAACGTGAAATAAGGCAGTATCTCACACTTAATATTACTGATGCGAGTTGGCTCGGTTACGTTTTTCGACGTAAGTAATGGCACGCTTACgcgaattttaaataaattcggATGTTCCCCCGCTGAGCCTCTTTCTCAATTAAACCCATACAAAAGCGTAAAATATGTGATTGTGCTACAGTTTCGGCTGAAGCGGGTACACTTGGACTAAATAATGGGTTGTCTCGTTATTTCGGCTTATAACGATATTTATTTGCGTTTATTGCTTTGACTCGGTGTTTCGGTTCGGTATTTTCAAATGGAAATCCATTTACAAAGTACTTTTTACTCGATCCGCGGCACAGAGTTTCATCTAAATAACAGTGTTATCGAAATGAGATTTTCAAATTAGGTTCTTTAACTGTGTTGAAATTCTACTAtagcaaaaacatgtttttttccACTTAAGCTTAATTACAAAAGCAGAATAACACGACAACACGTTAAGTTTTACAGAGTAGGTAAATTTATTTGAATGTAACAACGTTATAATCAAATAACAGGAGAGATCTTGTTATGTTGTTTCGAGCGGGTGatgggagtagaagtcaaacaccttgtggtagtataagaacgtatattctctaaatgcctgcctatatatacacgttaggttgcgctgacacaagcaatacgcgtttatgtcgcagtaaaccaaagcgttactgctaaacactaaaactGGCTAATCGCCATATTACAATAAAACGTTATAAATAGAAGGacaaattaaaaagttattacTTATCGGGACTTGATTAATGTTTTAACGTAGTAAGtatctaaaaaaaatcttatttctcaatatcataatatttattgtaaagAGCCCATGCTCAAATTAAGAGTAAATTGGCGAATGATAAAGGTCATTTCGAGaaagataatatttataacaCACTTGTTACCGGTCTTTACGAGATAAGTACGTGCTCTGGTCAGAATGGGGGGGCGTATAAACTGCTTTACTCTAGTTGAGATGATCCTAGCACGTTCGGGAAAGGGTTCTGATTCTGACTAGAATAGGAAAATTAGTTAGCATTCGATTAATTCAATGGTGGTTTACAATTTTTTATCCAGGATTGTATGTTACGTACCTACTTTGTTTTTGTTTGGACAAAACACGGATCTAGCAAAAATGTGTaatctttataaaaaaatagttctGAAACGtatgtttaaaaagtaaaaacctcTCAATACTCgattgaattatttattttattagctaGATAATTTACATATTAAGTTAAATTTTACGACCTTctgtttatgttttttttattactaaataaataacttaaaaggtACTATCttacgcaaataaataaattatgaattaagtaacacaagattaaaaaaaaaaaacatttttcacccaaaagaaaacgtgtgatttatttttcaagaagtacctaaacattaaaaattattcaaaagGATCTCTGTAACTTACATTTCAAAGTAATTTCGCTAACGCATGTATGTGAGTCAGTTGATTAGAAATTTCAGATAAGTCCTTCTTCCTTATGGGCGCGGATCCAGCTACAGATAGTGCTCTAATTGAGCGCTTGTTCTGCAGAATGCTGTACGTGActtgattttattttgtcaaaatattttttatgatgACTAAGTATGTCGTGTTTTACTGGACTACATGTAAATATATCGCTTTCCCATTTTTGACTACTAGGTACTCTTTGTGATTTTAGACAttcaaatattatattatgaatTAATAATAAGTTATTTGTTTATCGTTAACTCTGCTTAGTTGTTTGTATAGGTAATTACAAGTTGCATTAAGTTGCATTACAAGTTTGCTGTAGGTAGACTCACATTTGTTATGgttgaaagaaaaaaagaagaTAATACATTTGTTCATTTAACGCCACGACAGAGTACTACCAGAGTACACAAAGAAAAATAAGACGAATTGCGTATATGCTTAAATTATTACTGGTTCGAAAGTATAGCCCGCTTTAGagttagatatttttttaataagaatATTCATATAAATATTACTCAAGCACAGATACTCGTATCATCATGCCCTTAACGTGATTTCACGTACACTATTATACCGCTAAAATCTAATCTGACCCAACCTCTTGCAGTATATAGCGGCCACACACTAGTAATATATTCGTATTTCTACAGCTATCACTATTAGATATCAACAGGTGATATTTAAATACAGCTAAATTGCCAAATTGAGCAATCCCTTCGATTTATGGACATGCTAAATAGATACATTGAATAGGGCGAGAATTGCACATCTATACAAACTAGCGTTGAAATATAAAAGGGCTTAAATGGACCTGAATGTTGTAAACTTACACCGTTTCAGTAAGAAACTAACTGTAAATTAAGTTATCACGTTCAGATACCTGTTTATTTACTTACAACTGGAATTGATACCCAATTCAGTATATGAAACTGATAAGTTTGTAGTTGTAGTAGGTAATGTTTATATTGGGAGCGATATATCAGTAGaacaactagtgcctacgtcaattcctgGGATTCGTTGTCAAGCAGATCCATCCCCATGCcaggagccgtggcaaaatgccgggataacgcgaggaagaagatatcAGTAGAAAAAATGGCACCGGTCTTGTCCAGGCATTGGCTGTTGtaagtaattattattttttctatgtatttttcATGTCACTATAATGATGTTACTGTAAATATTGTATTGACTTGTAAAAGAGCGGAGCTTGTACTTGAGGACTACTTGCAGAATAAATTatgggttttcaaaattttcgTCATCATTATAaccgcaaaatattaactaaagaAAGCTCTTTAGGCAAAagcttttgattatttaattccttatctagaaaaaaaaacacataaaatcaCTATAACTTCATCTGTCAAGACAAACAAAACACTTCTTAAAATAGGAGATATGCATTGATATTCACgtattaagtaagtaaatattctttattgcaccaataattatacataaattagcataaattattttatactcgtACCAAAACCCAATTATATCATTCAgaaaatcttaaaattaaatCGACGCACAAAAAAACTTCCGTACACCGCAAGCCAAACAAAGCTCTCAAAATATCACATCCGCATAAAACCGACGTCCATAATGGTTGCGCCACAATACATTTTTCAACAATTTTACAAGCCCCGTGACAAATGTCCGTGGCATTCGCGTGGGCGGGGCACAGTTCTCACGGTGGAGGTATCATAAACTATTCTTTCTTATAAATTAGGTACACGGTATTTTGGTACTGCTTAAAGTCTTAACGTTTGGGAGTTTATAGACGTATCGGTTTGCGGAGGCTTCAGTAATGCAATGCAGGTTATGcagtaaggggtcatccattaattacgtcacacgaatttctaggtttttttacccctccccccctccttgtcacacttggtcacatttggcaaacccctcccccctggtgtgacgtcacatttcatcaacgaaatcggcaaatatttatttaatattttatcaaaatatttttgacaaaagaaatattagtaattttataacccaaaactgattaagaaataaaattaaacgaataaaaacgattatcgtttgaaaaccttgttatttaaatgataattagcgtataaaataatttaaatacattttcggttactgatgaagttaaagtgacgtcacaaagtttatgaccccccttcccccttgtcacaacatgtcacattttcttgatcccctccctcccctaaacgtgtgatgtaattaatggatgacccctaagtgaTATTGGGGTTTTCACTCGATATTGGCGGCACCCCTGTCCGAAACTGCGAAATTCGTGTATAGTTTTTTTGATACCTATCTAGTAACACTTGAATGAATTTAAATTGAAACTCTGTAATGAGTTGAAGAGGAGATGAAGAGGCCCAACGGAGCCGACATGTCTCATTGATAAAGGCttcttttagtttagtttatttatttcataatgataaattacagtataaattattcttacgctaatctatatgaatttacattatgatcgtcaataatttagcatgcaaacgtaattatacaatgaaaaattaaatatgttgtgtgttatgtttaaatatgtagattaaaaaaaagtaatgtaATGCTCAAGTTTGTGTATTTACAGCAAGTATTGTAAAGTTTTGACCTAATAAAGTCACAGGTTATGACGAGTTTTTTGCATGAATGATCAGAGAAAATTGCACTAACTGTGACCCTGATGTCTTCTCAATTGTTGGATAGAGATTCGTAATATTTTACTATTATCCTTCCGGTAGCTATCCAGGACAGGTGATCATAATTATATGTACTTACAGGCTTTAACTGATactactata includes:
- the LOC134795325 gene encoding protein embryonic gonad-like: MNQQCKVCGEPAAGFHFGAFTCEGCKSFFGRTYNNLSSISECKNNGECVINKKNRTSCKACRLRKCLLVGMSKSGSRYGRRSNWFKIHCLLQEQQQQHIQHMQTNKSPPTFNSSINTSFPPINLLPAAALAEYYKSSEKSQFTEDVTRQSISPSDSGASSADPEDDNSSRSTSGLSIFRPASSPSSEKDVRLHAVRSQTKDVRKRKPSTLPPSPFGATPSFTRTGAYLQPVQNLRSLPTGIPTWQNCNGGDLILHSPAVAGVAIEQDQPIDLSIKSAVLYRSPKNDELSDSEPELSIDMSEDSAKDIMKNPLDLSLVPKRKEEVPLTG